CAATTGCATCACCAGCCGAAAAAATTCAGAGCTGAGGTCGATCTTCTTTCTGATCTCCTCCGGTTTCATGAAAAGTGAGTGGCGGATATCTAATATTTCTGCCCGGATCTCTGTAATTTCTTCCAATGATTTACCTGGAAATTTTTGATAGAGTGAACTATCTCCATCCCGGTGATCATAATAGTATTCATACCGGAACCGGATATTGGGATAGAACCTTATGTACGGCTCCCAAAGGTCTCTCATGTATTTGTTCCTGTTCTGAGGAAAACCGTATCTGCCTTTTCCATCCAGGAGATTGGTATACAGCGTAACAGTCAGCGGCGATCCATCCATTTGCTTCAACACTTCCTGTATCGCAGGGTGTAGTGTATTGACCTTATCCCTTGTTGTATCTGCATAAGCGATATTGCGTGGTCTTGAACTGAAGTAGCCAATCAGTATTACAATCAATGCCAGCAGCCCATACCTGGAAGCCCTCACGGTCCATTTCTTTGATTCCTGCGTGCTTTGTAATTTGATCATTGCAAACCCAACAAACAGCAGAATGATAGACAGGAAATACAATAGCTCTCTGCTGGTTATCAAACCTCCCAACATCAGATCTGCCTTTCCGGAGATGGAGAGAGCAAAGGTGATATCCCGGATGAGATCGTACTGTTGCCAGAGTGTTGAAATATTTTCCAGTACAAACAACATGGTAAAGGTGATCACTGCTGCAACGATCTGGTAATTCGTAAGGCAGGAGATGAACAGGCCAATGGCCGAATAGGTACACATCAGCAGAAATATTCCCAGCAACATGGAGAAACACCAGCTGATCTCCGGTTGCTCTACACTCATGCATACGGAGAACAACTGGATAGCGATCACCAGTAGCAGGATACAATTATACATTACCAGCCCCAGGTATTTCCCAAGAACGATCTCCCTGGTGTTGACGGGGGATGAATACAATAACCTGATAGTACCACTGTTCACTTCCCTGCTGATCACTCCCATCGTAAGTAAAGGCACGAACAGGTAGAGGTATACTTTAAATATACCAAGGATACCGGTGGCTACTAAATTCCCGATGCCGAAGTCAAATCCACCCCAATCAGGGCTTGCATCCATGGCCACTTCCTGCATAATCGAAAACTTCTCCATCACAAAACCGAAGATCCCGGAACCTACTGTAAAAAAAAGTATGAGTACAAGCCAGGCTATAGGCGAATAGAACAATGTTCTTAGTTCTGCACGGGCTATCTTGAAAATGATTTTCATATTCTTTGACAGGATTAAGATTGTTGAGACAATTGCTTGAACACATCGTCCAAAACGGATTTTTCCAGGTTGATCTCCTGCAGTTTCCAATTGTGTTGCATACTGGCAGCGATGATGGCTTCAGAGATACCGGTTTCGTTGCTGAAAAATATCCTGCACTGTTTGTCTGAAATGAATTCCACTTTTGTAACACCAGGGATCTTCAGCAATTCGCTGGCTGTTGGTGGATTTTCCATTTTCACAAGTAATGAAGCAGGCTGGATATAATTATTGAAACTCTCCATGGAATCGGAGAATACCATTCTGCCTGCTTCGATCATGATGATATCCCTGCAGAGCAGATTGATCTCAGACAATACGTGTGAAGACAATAGTATGGTATGATCCTGTGCAATTTCTTTGATCAGTTTCCTGGCCTCGATGATCTGATTGGGATCCAGTCCATTTGTTGGCTCATCGAGGATCACGATACTGGGTTTATGGATGATGGCCTGTGCAATGCCTACGCGCTGCCTGTAGCCTCCAGACAGGTTTTTGATCAGTCTCGAACTGAAATGACTGATGCCTGTTCTGTCCATCACATCGGCTACTGATTTTTTTATCTTGTTCTTTTCTATGAACCGGAGCTCTGCGGTGTAAGTGAGATATTCATTCACCGTAAAGTCTGTATACAACGGGGGAGTTTGTGGTAAAAATCCAATTTGTTTTTTGGCCAGCCTCGGGTTCCCGCTTTTATCGATGCCGTTGATAAACACTTTGCCTTCTGTTTGATTCAATACACCACAAATGATATTCATGGTGGTTGATTTGCCGGCTCCGTTGGATCCGAGCAATCCAATGACGCCTGATTGCGTGATCTCGAAATTGATATCGCGGATAGCCCAGGCACTGGCATACCTGTGGGAGAGATTCTCCACTTTTAGGACTGTACTCATATGTTTACGGTAAATGTTTTATTACATGCAGGGAAATGCAGGCTCTACCTGTGTTTCATCACTACTATTTTTTGTTGGTTGGTGCCCGTGCCGGAAGCGCGGCCTGTAAGAATCAGGGTGAATGGTCTGCCGAGCCATAAGGGAAGATTGATATTGCCGATGTTGACGGTTGCAAAACTGGTG
This portion of the Pseudobacter ginsenosidimutans genome encodes:
- a CDS encoding Gldg family protein produces the protein MKIIFKIARAELRTLFYSPIAWLVLILFFTVGSGIFGFVMEKFSIMQEVAMDASPDWGGFDFGIGNLVATGILGIFKVYLYLFVPLLTMGVISREVNSGTIRLLYSSPVNTREIVLGKYLGLVMYNCILLLVIAIQLFSVCMSVEQPEISWCFSMLLGIFLLMCTYSAIGLFISCLTNYQIVAAVITFTMLFVLENISTLWQQYDLIRDITFALSISGKADLMLGGLITSRELLYFLSIILLFVGFAMIKLQSTQESKKWTVRASRYGLLALIVILIGYFSSRPRNIAYADTTRDKVNTLHPAIQEVLKQMDGSPLTVTLYTNLLDGKGRYGFPQNRNKYMRDLWEPYIRFYPNIRFRYEYYYDHRDGDSSLYQKFPGKSLEEITEIRAEILDIRHSLFMKPEEIRKKIDLSSEFFRLVMQLEYKGKKTFLRTFDNPLWPTPPNVAASINRLTRKEDVRVAFVTGHYERSPFNHTDREYKYHTNAKEFYTSLINNGVDTDTISLATGEVPNGLDLLVVADPKSAYNQTEQQALINYLNQGGNALIFAEPGKQFILAPVLKEIGVHPDDGIIVRPGKHEMPHIFINSLTRSGNFLAKEPEMEMYQTYGTKGGLVQNEGMLNLSYQEINGFSVEPVITTPGNAKTWIETGVLAVDSAPPVFSAAEGDIQKDTYVIALKLSRKINNKEQRIIVAGDADFMSAYRMRRIGIGLALHSWTLYNKYPYYANFPKPKDRFLKLTPASAALLFKIYVYLIPALLLIIAIVLLVRRKRK
- a CDS encoding ABC transporter ATP-binding protein; its protein translation is MSTVLKVENLSHRYASAWAIRDINFEITQSGVIGLLGSNGAGKSTTMNIICGVLNQTEGKVFINGIDKSGNPRLAKKQIGFLPQTPPLYTDFTVNEYLTYTAELRFIEKNKIKKSVADVMDRTGISHFSSRLIKNLSGGYRQRVGIAQAIIHKPSIVILDEPTNGLDPNQIIEARKLIKEIAQDHTILLSSHVLSEINLLCRDIIMIEAGRMVFSDSMESFNNYIQPASLLVKMENPPTASELLKIPGVTKVEFISDKQCRIFFSNETGISEAIIAASMQHNWKLQEINLEKSVLDDVFKQLSQQS